A region of Pasteurellaceae bacterium Orientalotternb1 DNA encodes the following proteins:
- a CDS encoding homoserine kinase, producing the protein MVLRIYAPASSANLSVGFDSLGAAISPIDGSLLGDVVQIEACENEFELENAGYFVRKLPKELQKNIVYQAYVLFSERLKLRGGAVKKLRLTLEKNMPIGSGLGSSACSIVAALVALNRFHEEPFSKMELLEMMGELEGRISGSIHYDNVAPCYLGGLQLMTQSLGNICQPLPFFDEWYWVLAYPGIEVSTAEARAILPKSYTRQDVIAQARYLGSFVHACHSQQAQLAALMMKDLVAEPYREALLPNFPEVRQGCKDLGALAVGISGSGPTMFAIAPDLEHAQKLSAYLEKHYLQTNEGFIHICKVDNQGARELR; encoded by the coding sequence CTCTGCTCGGGGATGTCGTACAAATTGAAGCGTGCGAAAACGAGTTTGAACTAGAAAATGCGGGCTATTTCGTGCGGAAATTGCCGAAAGAGCTGCAGAAAAATATCGTGTATCAAGCCTATGTGCTGTTTAGCGAACGGTTAAAATTGCGTGGTGGGGCAGTAAAAAAACTACGCCTGACGCTCGAAAAAAATATGCCGATCGGTTCAGGGCTTGGTTCAAGTGCGTGTTCGATTGTAGCGGCATTAGTCGCTCTAAATCGGTTCCACGAGGAGCCGTTTTCAAAAATGGAATTGTTGGAAATGATGGGCGAATTGGAAGGTAGAATTTCAGGTTCAATCCACTACGATAACGTCGCCCCGTGCTATTTAGGTGGCTTGCAGTTGATGACCCAATCCCTCGGCAACATCTGCCAACCATTACCATTCTTTGACGAATGGTACTGGGTGCTTGCCTACCCAGGGATTGAAGTTTCCACTGCCGAAGCCCGTGCGATTTTGCCGAAAAGCTACACTCGCCAAGACGTGATCGCACAAGCCCGTTATTTAGGCAGTTTCGTCCACGCTTGCCACTCTCAACAGGCACAGTTAGCGGCGTTGATGATGAAAGATTTGGTCGCTGAACCCTATCGTGAAGCCTTACTGCCAAACTTCCCTGAAGTTCGCCAAGGCTGTAAAGATCTCGGTGCATTAGCGGTTGGCATTTCAGGCTCAGGCCCAACGATGTTCGCCATCGCCCCTGATCTTGAACACGCCCAAAAACTCTCTGCCTATTTGGAAAAACATTACCTGCAAACCAACGAAGGTTTTATCCACATCTGTAAAGTGGATAACCAAGGGGCTAGGGAACTCCGCTAA
- a CDS encoding cold-shock protein, with protein sequence MSKLQGSVKWFNEAKGFGFITPADNGKDLFVHFSGIVGTNFRTLKEGDKVEYNLQNSDRGPSAIDVAVLK encoded by the coding sequence ATGTCTAAATTACAAGGTTCCGTAAAATGGTTCAACGAAGCCAAAGGGTTCGGCTTCATCACTCCAGCAGATAACGGCAAAGATCTTTTCGTTCATTTCTCTGGTATCGTCGGCACCAATTTCCGTACTTTAAAAGAAGGCGACAAAGTAGAATATAACCTACAAAATTCTGATCGTGGTCCTTCTGCAATTGATGTGGCTGTGTTGAAATAA
- a CDS encoding phosphohistidine phosphatase SixA yields MRIWVMRHGEASFNAKTDNQRTLTEYGQKTAFKQGQWLAKRFSDQQVSLDKILVSPYLRTQQTLEQVLAGMQAVSSVQSFANVARMIESWDGITPGGNLDNVLNYLDFLRSEGAKNILLISHLPLVYNLTQALTHFQHSVHFYPAVIAEVDWQTDNGKLIVTESP; encoded by the coding sequence ATGCGAATTTGGGTAATGCGACATGGCGAAGCGAGTTTTAATGCAAAAACTGACAATCAACGCACCTTGACCGAATATGGGCAGAAAACCGCCTTTAAACAAGGGCAATGGCTCGCAAAAAGGTTTAGCGATCAACAAGTTAGTTTAGATAAAATTTTAGTCAGCCCTTACCTACGCACGCAACAAACTCTCGAACAAGTCTTGGCGGGTATGCAAGCGGTCAGTTCAGTGCAAAGTTTTGCAAATGTTGCCCGTATGATAGAAAGTTGGGACGGCATCACCCCAGGTGGAAATTTAGATAATGTACTGAACTATCTTGATTTTTTGCGTAGCGAAGGGGCAAAAAACATCCTGCTAATTTCTCACCTTCCTTTAGTTTATAATCTCACTCAAGCACTCACTCATTTTCAACATAGTGTCCATTTTTACCCTGCCGTGATCGCCGAAGTCGATTGGCAAACTGATAATGGCAAATTGATCGTGACGGAATCTCCGTAA
- a CDS encoding pyruvate kinase: MSRKLRRTKIVCTMGPATDRGNTLEKVIAAGANMVRMNFSHGVPEDHIGRAEKVREIAKRLGKHVAILGDLQGPKIRVSTFKEGKIFLNIGDKFTLDATLPKGEGTQESVGLDYKNLPNDVVPGDILLLDDGNVQLKVLSIDGAKVFTEVTVGGPLSNNKGINKLGGGLSAPALTEKDKEDIKLAAKIGVDYLAVSFPQSSADLNYARQLAKEAGLDTKIVAKVERAETVATEEAMNDIILGADVIMVARGDLGVEIGDAALVGVQKKLIRRSRRLNRVVITATQMMESMIKKPMPTRAEVMDVANAVLDGTDAVMLSGETANGDYPVETVKSMAEVCLGAETMPSINVSRHRMEQKFEKVEEAVAMSAMYTANHMEGVSAIIALTQSGETAKLMSRISSGLPIYALSRNEQALNRSALYRGVTPVFYDQDSRTIDGAKKALGLLKEQGYLMSGDLVLLTHGDELKEGGTNTTRLLRVE, encoded by the coding sequence ATGTCCCGTAAACTCAGAAGAACCAAAATTGTTTGTACAATGGGTCCCGCAACAGATCGTGGCAATACACTTGAAAAAGTGATTGCCGCAGGTGCAAATATGGTTCGTATGAACTTCTCTCACGGTGTGCCTGAAGACCATATTGGTCGTGCGGAAAAAGTGCGTGAAATCGCTAAACGCTTAGGCAAACACGTTGCGATTTTAGGCGACTTACAAGGCCCTAAAATCCGTGTTTCCACCTTTAAAGAAGGCAAAATTTTCTTAAATATCGGCGATAAATTTACTCTCGATGCCACTCTCCCAAAAGGTGAAGGTACTCAAGAATCTGTAGGATTAGACTACAAAAACCTTCCAAATGATGTTGTACCAGGCGATATTCTTTTGTTAGATGATGGTAACGTGCAATTAAAGGTGCTTTCTATTGATGGAGCAAAAGTCTTTACTGAAGTAACTGTCGGTGGTCCACTCTCAAACAATAAAGGGATCAACAAATTAGGAGGCGGTTTATCTGCTCCAGCCTTAACTGAAAAAGATAAAGAAGACATCAAACTTGCGGCAAAAATTGGCGTAGACTACTTAGCCGTTTCTTTCCCACAATCCAGTGCAGACTTAAACTACGCCCGCCAATTAGCGAAAGAAGCTGGTTTAGACACCAAAATTGTCGCAAAAGTAGAACGTGCTGAAACCGTAGCAACAGAAGAAGCGATGAATGATATCATCTTAGGTGCAGACGTGATTATGGTGGCTCGTGGTGACTTAGGTGTGGAAATCGGTGATGCGGCATTAGTTGGTGTACAGAAAAAATTGATCCGCCGTTCACGTCGTTTAAATCGTGTGGTCATCACCGCAACACAGATGATGGAATCGATGATCAAAAAACCAATGCCAACCCGTGCAGAAGTAATGGACGTGGCGAATGCGGTATTAGATGGTACTGATGCGGTTATGCTTTCAGGTGAAACAGCAAACGGTGACTACCCCGTTGAAACCGTGAAATCTATGGCGGAAGTTTGCTTAGGTGCAGAAACTATGCCAAGCATCAATGTTTCTCGTCACCGTATGGAACAAAAATTTGAGAAAGTAGAAGAAGCTGTTGCAATGTCAGCAATGTACACCGCCAACCATATGGAAGGTGTGAGTGCGATTATTGCCTTAACACAGTCAGGTGAAACCGCAAAATTAATGAGCCGTATCAGCTCTGGTTTACCAATCTACGCACTCTCTCGCAATGAACAAGCGTTAAACCGCTCTGCGTTATACCGTGGTGTGACACCTGTTTTCTATGATCAAGACAGCCGCACTATTGATGGTGCGAAAAAAGCACTTGGCTTATTAAAAGAACAAGGTTACTTAATGAGCGGTGATTTAGTGCTTTTAACTCATGGTGATGAGTTAAAAGAAGGTGGTACAAATACGACTCGTTTATTGCGTGTTGAATAA